The Musa acuminata AAA Group cultivar baxijiao chromosome BXJ1-3, Cavendish_Baxijiao_AAA, whole genome shotgun sequence genome window below encodes:
- the LOC103979812 gene encoding scopoletin glucosyltransferase-like, which translates to MGSLAESLHLVFFPFLARSHMIPMLETARLAAERGVRVTLVTTPANAHLVRPTLDRANSYISTSHPPMELRLIPFPAAENGLPDGCENLTAVPIPLAANFFAAVFGLRAPLDALLRDLHPDALISDALFPWTTALASEHGIPRLIFQVTGLLPLCAANDLDLHRPYEAVSGRGEPFAIPGFPHPIKLTRAELPEVFDFPYMLGLLREAELTSYGVVVNSFYDLEPNYADHYRKVGPREVYLVGPVAIAGAQPQEGGKEDAARDPCLSWLDGKADDSVVYVSFGTLCRFSDAQLRELALGLEASGHPFLWAVRADGGVGEGWMPEGYEGRVAGRGLVARGWVPQREILAHRAVGGYVVHCGWNSVTEAVCSGVPLVTWPLHSEQFVIEKLLVDVLGVARPMWEGFKSVLDGEKEVVKAETVASSVALLMGGGPEAQAARKRMKELGVAAARAVAEGGSSHGDVGRMIQGLTACSVQRGKAVAKE; encoded by the coding sequence ATGGGCTCACTAGCCGAATCCCTCCATctcgtcttcttccctttcctcgCCCGAAGCCACATGATTCCCATGCTGGAGACAGCTCGCCTCGCCGCCGAGCGCGGCGTCCGGGTAACCCTCGTCACCACCCCGGCCAACGCCCACCTTGTCCGCCCCACCCTCGACCGCGCCAACTCCTACATCTCCACCtcccatcctcccatggagctccGCCTCATTCCCTTCCCCGCTGCCGAGAACGGCCTCCCCGACGGCTGCGAGAACCTCACCGCCGTTCCGATCCCGCTCGCCGCCAATTTCTTTGCGGCCGTCTTCGGTCTCCGTGCACCCCTCGACGCGCTTCTCCGCGATCTCCACCCCGACGCGCTCATCTCCGACGCCCTCTTCCCGTGGACCACCGCCCTCGCGTCCGAGCATGGCATTCCGCGTCTCATCTTTCAGGTCACCGGTCTGCTTCCCCTCTGCGCCGCCAACGACCTCGACCTTCACCGGCCTTACGAGGCCGTCTCGGGCAGGGGGGAGCCCTTTGCCATCCCCGGCTTCCCCCACCCGATAAAGCTGACGAGGGCCGAGCTGCCGGAGGTGTTCGACTTCCCTTACATGCTCGGCCTCCTCCGGGAAGCCGAGCTCACCAGCTACGGCGTCGTTGTCAACAGCTTCTACGACCTCGAACCCAACTACGCCGACCACTACAGGAAGGTGGGCCCGCGGGAGGTGTACCTCGTCGGCCCGGTAGCCATTGCCGGGGCGCAACCCCAGGAAGGCGGCAAAGAGGATGCCGCCCGTGACCCCTGCCTGAGCTGGCTCGACGGCAAGGCGGACGACTCGGTGGTCTACGTGAGCTTCGGGACGCTGTGCCGGTTCAGCGACGCGCAGCTGCGAGAGCTGGCGCTGGGGCTGGAGGCGAGCGGCCACCCGTTCCTGTGGGCGGTGCGGGCGGACGGCGGCGTGGGCGAGGGGTGGATGCCGGAGGGGTACGAGGGCCGGGTAGCGGGCCGGGGGCTGGTGGCGCGCGGTTGGGTGCCGCAACGGGAGATCCTGGCCCACCGGGCGGTGGGGGGCTACGTGGTACATTGCGGGTGGAACTCGGTGACGGAGGCGGTCTGCTCCGGCGTGCCGCTCGTCACGTGGCCCCTCCACTCGGAGCAGTTTGTGATCGAGAAGCTGCTGGTGGACGTGTTGGGGGTGGCGCGTCCCATGTGGGAGGGTTTCAAGAGCGTGCTGGACGGCGAGAAGGAGGTGGTGAAGGCGGAGACGGTGGCGAGTTCGGTGGCGCTGCTGATGGGCGGCGGCCCCGAGGCTCAGGCGGCGCGTAAGAGGATGAAGGAGCTGGGGGTGGCGGCGGCGAGGGCGGTGGCGGAGGGAGGGTCGTCGCACGGCGACGTGGGCCGGATGATCCAAGGGCTCACGGCGTGCAGCGTCCAACGTGGGAAGGCCGTGGCAAAAGAGTAA
- the LOC103979811 gene encoding glycine-rich RNA-binding protein-like: protein MAASDVEFRCFVGGLAWATDDRTLEQAFSPYGEIIESKIINDRETGRSRGFGFVTFRDEQSMRDAIEGMNGQNLDGRNITVNEAQNRRGGGGGGGGGFRSGGGGGYGGGGGGGYGGGGGYGMGGRREGGGYSRGGGGGGYGRDRGYGDGGSRFHRGGGGGGGGFSSEENWRN, encoded by the exons ATGGCGGCTTCTGATGTTGAGTTCCGCTGTTTCGTCGGCGGTCTTGCCTGGGCCACCGACGACCGGACCCTCGAGCAGGCCTTCAGCCCCTACGGCGAGATCATCGAGTCAAAG ATCATCAACGACAGGGAGACGGGGAGGTCGAGGGGGTTCGGGTTCGTTACCTTCCGTGACGAGCAGTCGATGAGGGACGCCATCGAGGGGATGAACGGCCAGAACCTTGACGGGAGGAACATCACCGTCAACGAAGCCCAGAATCgccgaggcggcggcggcggcggcggaggaggcttTCGTAGCGGCGGAGGCGGTGGctacggcggtggtggtggtggtggctacgGCGGTGGTGGTGGGTACGGCATGGGCGGTCGCCGCGAGGGAGGCGGATACAGCCGCGGTGGAGGCGGAGGTGGCTACGGGCGTGATCGCGGGTACGGCGACGGCGGGTCCCGCTTCCatagaggaggaggcggcggcggcggcgggttcTCCTCCGAAGAGAACTGGAGGAACTGA